The genomic region GGACCTTCCTGCTGCGGCACAGGCCGCACCTGTAGAAGACCTGGCTCCGCGCTCCATCGTGCTCACGGGCAAGGCGGGCGAGTCTCCCTTGCTCTATCTCGCGCCTGGCGCCTTCACTTTCATCCTCTTGGACGCGCCGATCCTCCGCGAGTCCGTCCAGGTGGAGGACCGCGCCCGCTTTGCCCGGGTGGATCCATCCGATCAGGGCATCACGCTTGCGCTCGGGGAACCGCTCGGGCCCACGGAGCGGCTGACGCTCCGGTTCACCTACCGCGAAGGGTTCCCCTCCAGCGCTGTATTCCTGCTCACGGGGCGAGCCGGTGAAGCGGACACCGTGGTCAACGTGAGCCGCCCGCCACAAACCATGGAGGCGTGCCGTGTGGAACTGTCCGTCACACGCGAGCGCTGCGAGACGCAGCGCCAGGAATTGGAGGCGTTGAGGGCCCGCTCGCTGACAGTGAGTCCAG from Stigmatella erecta harbors:
- a CDS encoding DUF2381 family protein — encoded protein: MLQPCIFPFALVALLMDLPAAAQAAPVEDLAPRSIVLTGKAGESPLLYLAPGAFTFILLDAPILRESVQVEDRARFARVDPSDQGITLALGEPLGPTERLTLRFTYREGFPSSAVFLLTGRAGEADTVVNVSRPPQTMEACRVELSVTRERCETQRQELEALRARSLTVSPAAVALAELVDKEGMKAENSKESCLNARGELRPAQCRALGASTWTVLVLEVSNGGESPWAPVWAEVAPVSGGGPRRARAVISRQATILPGEKVSVAVEVEMPVRESQEWLREPHALRLCDAAGSRCLSLSRVKL